A region from the Treponema pallidum subsp. pallidum str. Nichols genome encodes:
- a CDS encoding M15 family metallopeptidase encodes MVFRRTVALALLLRTLPCAAHFGNRDRTFYDLNNAPLALRAIQDAYPHLNAVIAYDPREQDWLIRSDGRTLYWAEGRLLPREHRDQAHDWRPIIDYVYAREVLDPAHLFPEEIHALRPKTLAIKRSATKPYHDAFFTWLYGPATRSEINARLARDYTFLGKPVYVHKALITRLNAVQEKILTAAKTHAHVQKFIEDLLRVDGFNWREISDSRQKSNHSWGIALDLMPKNWQRHTMYWNWEAAHNEDWMHIPIKKRWAPPAEIISLFESEGFIWGGHWMLWDTMHFEYRPELLAVRKILAEGNRYDFQEQNIVVHADDFPAQYFSPKEVFGTDEKEHITYAESCVRATHASVKELVRARTLVARFSPMRRLHVYAPPESIHNSIDTALLRMTAQLKKNYTNAKIRNNSRLLSKKHAQTRASRRSADVYTVSCRHAQAIALQYPHALSWQSKERSDALWIALFSVRQEAARRSVCTPSSKEQCMTHALSSCVDLARTHILLP; translated from the coding sequence GTGGTCTTTCGTCGCACAGTGGCACTCGCGCTTCTTCTGCGTACGCTCCCCTGCGCCGCGCACTTCGGAAACCGTGACCGCACGTTCTACGACCTTAACAACGCGCCCCTTGCTCTGCGCGCCATCCAGGACGCATATCCTCATCTCAACGCGGTCATTGCCTATGACCCGCGGGAACAGGACTGGCTCATCCGTTCAGACGGGCGCACCCTCTACTGGGCAGAGGGGCGTCTTTTACCTCGAGAACACCGTGATCAAGCCCACGACTGGCGCCCCATCATCGATTATGTCTACGCGCGAGAAGTCCTAGACCCCGCGCACCTTTTTCCAGAAGAAATACACGCGCTTAGGCCTAAGACGCTTGCAATTAAACGCAGCGCTACAAAACCCTATCACGACGCTTTTTTCACGTGGCTCTACGGTCCTGCCACACGTTCGGAAATCAACGCTCGTCTCGCGCGCGACTATACGTTCTTAGGAAAGCCCGTATACGTACACAAAGCACTCATCACACGCTTAAACGCAGTACAGGAAAAAATCCTCACTGCCGCGAAGACGCATGCTCACGTACAAAAGTTTATCGAGGATCTTTTACGCGTCGACGGCTTTAACTGGCGTGAGATTTCTGATTCTAGACAAAAGAGTAACCACAGCTGGGGGATCGCGTTGGATCTTATGCCCAAGAATTGGCAACGCCACACCATGTACTGGAATTGGGAAGCTGCGCATAACGAAGATTGGATGCACATCCCCATAAAAAAGCGCTGGGCTCCACCTGCAGAAATCATCAGTCTTTTCGAAAGCGAAGGGTTTATCTGGGGCGGACACTGGATGCTGTGGGACACTATGCACTTCGAATACCGGCCGGAATTACTCGCTGTACGTAAAATCCTTGCCGAGGGGAACCGCTATGACTTTCAAGAACAAAATATAGTGGTGCATGCAGATGATTTTCCTGCGCAATACTTTTCTCCCAAAGAAGTATTCGGCACAGATGAGAAGGAGCACATTACCTATGCAGAATCCTGCGTTCGTGCAACGCACGCAAGTGTTAAAGAACTCGTTCGTGCACGCACGCTGGTAGCGCGGTTTTCTCCTATGCGTCGGCTGCACGTGTATGCACCTCCTGAAAGCATTCACAACAGCATAGATACAGCCCTATTACGCATGACCGCACAACTGAAGAAAAATTACACAAATGCGAAAATACGGAACAATTCTCGTTTGCTTTCAAAAAAGCATGCTCAGACACGCGCGTCTCGCAGAAGCGCAGATGTGTACACGGTATCGTGCCGTCATGCTCAGGCAATCGCACTGCAGTATCCACACGCCCTGTCTTGGCAAAGTAAAGAACGAAGCGATGCGCTGTGGATTGCGCTTTTTTCCGTACGGCAAGAAGCGGCACGACGCTCCGTGTGCACACCCTCGTCTAAGGAACAATGCATGACGCACGCACTTTCTTCATGCGTGGATCTTGCACGTACGCACATCCTGTTGCCATAG
- a CDS encoding CpXC domain-containing protein, giving the protein MMQLRCACERVFDIEHETVISLDEHPEFVARIQQGDFLSYQCPACGARIRAEIKTEFVWHAKNVHLLLVPERERLRCLAFCAGMHMSDGDSADFCEPFVLREHQTPVIGYAELADRVAILAWDLNPEIVEAVKFFVLEGAPHLGDKRVSCFFERCVGDTGSRVMELHVYGIREQQTAIMPVPMNVYERVERERGKQAELFEALYVGAYLSYKNVFTDA; this is encoded by the coding sequence GTGATGCAGTTACGGTGTGCGTGTGAGCGGGTGTTCGATATTGAACATGAGACGGTAATTTCGCTTGATGAGCACCCGGAATTTGTTGCGCGTATACAGCAGGGGGATTTTTTAAGTTACCAGTGTCCGGCATGTGGTGCGCGTATTCGTGCCGAAATAAAAACAGAATTTGTGTGGCATGCGAAGAATGTGCATTTGCTTTTGGTTCCTGAGCGAGAGCGTTTGCGGTGTTTGGCTTTTTGTGCCGGTATGCATATGAGCGACGGAGATAGTGCTGACTTTTGTGAACCCTTTGTCTTACGGGAGCACCAGACACCCGTGATTGGCTACGCAGAACTTGCTGATCGTGTTGCAATACTAGCATGGGATTTGAACCCTGAAATTGTTGAAGCAGTAAAGTTTTTTGTGTTGGAAGGGGCACCGCATCTAGGAGACAAGAGAGTTTCGTGTTTTTTTGAACGTTGTGTCGGGGACACCGGATCGCGCGTGATGGAGTTGCACGTGTACGGTATCAGAGAACAACAAACGGCAATTATGCCGGTTCCCATGAATGTGTATGAACGCGTTGAGCGAGAGCGAGGTAAACAAGCGGAGTTGTTTGAGGCGCTGTATGTTGGGGCGTATCTTTCATACAAGAATGTTTTTACTGACGCGTAG
- the leuS gene encoding leucine--tRNA ligase — protein sequence MGYPFRALEKKWQAYWRDKRVFCVSEDERFPPERRAYVLDMFPYPSAQGLHVGHPEGYTATDIYCRYLRMGGYNVLHPMGFDAFGLPAENFALKTGTHPRVSTSANCDTFRRQIQSFGFSYDWEREISTADPEYYRWTQWLFLKLYEKGLAYEATAPINWCPSCKTGLANEEVRDACCERCGAEVTRRGVRQWMVRITAYAERLLSDLDELDWPESVKQMQRNWIGKSCGAEIDFPVDAPACSVHDKLPQTIRVYTTRADTLFGVTYLVLAPEHEAVTALTTHAQRAAVQAYVQRAAKKNDLERTDLAKEKTGVFTGAYVRNPINDMRIPVWVGDYVLVSYGTGAVMAVPAHDQRDWDFATRFGLPKLTVVSADYTATVPNSNSPQGAVLQRCVSDEGFVVNSGAFNGLASADARERIVAHLEMRGAGARRVTYRLRDWVFSRQRYWGEPIPLVHCPSCGVVPLPESALPLLLPETADFTPTEDGQGPLARARTWLRVPCPQCASDAVRETNTMPQWAGSCWYYLRYMDPRNKTAFCAPEKERYWAPVALYVGGAEHAVLHLLYARFWHKVLYDLGLVSTKEPFARLVNQGMITSYAYRRKNGALVPHDEVHTNAQGTYVHARTGEKLECVVAKMSKALKNVVNPDDMIAAYGADACRVYEMFMGPLEASKPWNTQGLVGVFRFLEKIWVLAGRVAAANGIPQDSRAEPPGDLHAQKKSCSMYALETLLHRTIQKVTDDTSALSFNTAISQMMIFVNEATRVARRMPLPSKMWEMFVKILSPYAPHLAEELWEMCGHTHTIAYEPWPQVDPARVAPHVCSVVVQVNGKVRDTFSVAPNAPNEELEQKARETAGARKFLGTQQPKRVVIVPNKLVNFVL from the coding sequence ATGGGGTATCCGTTTCGCGCTCTAGAGAAAAAATGGCAGGCCTATTGGCGCGACAAGCGCGTCTTTTGTGTGTCCGAGGATGAGCGCTTCCCTCCTGAGCGGCGTGCGTACGTGTTGGACATGTTTCCCTATCCTTCAGCGCAGGGACTTCACGTCGGACATCCAGAAGGCTACACTGCAACTGATATTTACTGCCGCTACTTGCGCATGGGTGGTTACAACGTGCTCCACCCTATGGGTTTTGATGCCTTCGGACTTCCGGCAGAAAACTTTGCACTCAAAACTGGTACTCATCCGCGCGTCTCCACCTCCGCCAACTGCGACACCTTTCGCAGACAGATCCAGTCGTTTGGTTTTTCCTACGATTGGGAACGTGAAATATCTACCGCAGATCCAGAATACTATCGCTGGACTCAGTGGCTGTTCCTCAAACTTTATGAAAAAGGATTAGCCTATGAAGCAACCGCGCCCATCAATTGGTGTCCCAGCTGCAAAACAGGCCTTGCAAACGAAGAAGTAAGAGACGCGTGCTGCGAGCGCTGTGGTGCTGAGGTGACGCGGCGTGGTGTCCGCCAGTGGATGGTGCGTATTACAGCGTATGCCGAGCGTCTCCTTTCAGATTTAGATGAACTTGACTGGCCTGAGTCAGTTAAACAAATGCAGCGTAATTGGATTGGAAAAAGCTGCGGCGCGGAAATTGACTTTCCCGTAGATGCGCCTGCGTGTTCAGTGCACGATAAGCTACCACAGACAATTCGCGTGTACACCACGCGTGCGGACACGCTTTTTGGAGTAACGTACCTGGTACTTGCTCCCGAGCATGAAGCGGTAACGGCGCTCACTACACACGCACAACGCGCAGCGGTACAGGCGTACGTGCAACGTGCAGCAAAAAAGAACGATCTCGAACGCACTGATTTAGCGAAGGAAAAGACCGGTGTTTTCACCGGCGCGTACGTGCGCAATCCAATCAATGATATGCGCATACCGGTGTGGGTAGGTGATTATGTGCTCGTTTCCTACGGCACGGGGGCAGTGATGGCAGTTCCTGCACATGATCAGCGCGACTGGGATTTTGCCACTCGGTTTGGCTTACCCAAGTTAACCGTGGTGTCTGCAGACTACACTGCAACAGTTCCTAATAGCAACTCCCCTCAAGGCGCGGTACTCCAAAGATGCGTCTCAGACGAGGGTTTTGTCGTCAACTCTGGAGCTTTCAATGGTCTTGCTAGTGCCGACGCGCGAGAACGTATTGTTGCCCATCTTGAAATGCGTGGCGCAGGTGCACGGCGCGTCACCTATCGCCTACGCGACTGGGTGTTCAGCCGTCAGCGCTATTGGGGAGAACCCATCCCTCTTGTGCACTGTCCTTCCTGCGGTGTTGTACCTCTCCCTGAGAGTGCGCTGCCGCTTTTGTTACCCGAAACCGCCGATTTCACTCCCACGGAAGATGGGCAGGGCCCCCTTGCACGAGCGCGCACGTGGCTGCGCGTTCCCTGTCCGCAGTGTGCATCTGACGCAGTGCGAGAAACAAACACAATGCCCCAGTGGGCAGGATCCTGCTGGTATTACCTCCGTTATATGGACCCCCGCAATAAGACTGCCTTTTGTGCACCCGAGAAGGAGCGTTACTGGGCGCCAGTGGCGTTATATGTAGGTGGTGCAGAGCACGCCGTACTGCATTTACTGTATGCACGCTTTTGGCACAAGGTATTGTACGACTTAGGTCTTGTAAGCACGAAAGAGCCCTTTGCGCGGTTGGTGAACCAAGGCATGATTACGTCGTATGCATATCGCAGGAAAAATGGCGCGCTTGTACCTCACGACGAGGTGCACACTAATGCTCAAGGTACCTACGTGCATGCTCGTACGGGGGAAAAACTCGAGTGCGTTGTGGCAAAAATGTCAAAAGCGTTAAAGAATGTCGTCAATCCTGATGACATGATTGCAGCGTACGGTGCTGACGCGTGCCGGGTATACGAGATGTTCATGGGACCTCTTGAGGCTTCCAAACCGTGGAATACGCAGGGGTTAGTGGGGGTTTTTCGGTTTTTAGAAAAAATTTGGGTACTTGCGGGGCGCGTGGCGGCCGCAAACGGTATTCCACAAGACTCTCGTGCAGAGCCGCCAGGTGACCTGCACGCACAGAAAAAGTCTTGCAGCATGTACGCCCTCGAAACGCTGTTACACCGGACTATTCAAAAAGTGACCGACGATACGTCGGCGCTTAGTTTTAACACGGCAATCAGTCAGATGATGATATTTGTAAATGAGGCTACGCGGGTGGCGCGGAGGATGCCTCTTCCCTCTAAAATGTGGGAGATGTTTGTAAAAATCCTCTCTCCCTATGCACCACATTTGGCAGAAGAACTCTGGGAAATGTGTGGGCACACGCACACTATCGCATATGAGCCTTGGCCACAGGTGGACCCTGCGCGTGTGGCGCCGCATGTGTGCTCCGTAGTGGTGCAGGTGAACGGTAAAGTGCGCGACACCTTCTCCGTAGCGCCGAACGCTCCAAATGAGGAACTCGAGCAAAAGGCGCGGGAAACCGCCGGTGCGCGTAAGTTTCTTGGTACGCAGCAGCCAAAGCGCGTAGTGATAGTTCCCAATAAATTAGTAAATTTCGTTCTGTAG
- a CDS encoding adenylate kinase family protein produces the protein MRFVFLGPPGAGKGTLAGEISGRCGVVHISTGGILRAAIQKQTALGKKVQKVVEVGGLVDDQTVTELVRERVSHEDVVSGFILDGFPRTVTQARCLEDIVPIDYAVSIVVPDDVLVARLTGRRVCSACGSSYHVLFAQPKREGVCDRCRGVLVVREDDKMSAILQRLTAYRAQAEPIVHFYSERGKLVSLNGAPPISDVVLEFQERFAQSR, from the coding sequence ATGAGGTTTGTTTTTCTTGGTCCTCCTGGTGCCGGTAAGGGTACGCTTGCAGGTGAAATTTCTGGGCGTTGTGGCGTTGTGCACATCTCCACAGGGGGTATTCTTCGGGCAGCAATTCAGAAACAGACGGCATTAGGTAAAAAAGTTCAAAAAGTAGTTGAAGTGGGCGGCTTGGTAGATGACCAGACCGTTACGGAGCTAGTGCGGGAGCGTGTCAGTCACGAAGATGTGGTTAGCGGTTTTATTCTAGATGGGTTTCCTCGCACTGTCACGCAGGCTAGGTGCTTAGAGGACATTGTGCCGATAGACTACGCGGTGAGTATTGTAGTACCGGACGATGTCCTTGTTGCGCGTCTTACTGGCCGCAGGGTGTGTTCGGCCTGTGGGAGCAGTTATCATGTGCTCTTTGCGCAGCCTAAGAGAGAGGGTGTGTGCGATCGGTGTAGAGGAGTACTGGTCGTGCGGGAGGATGACAAGATGTCGGCAATTCTTCAGAGGCTTACCGCCTATCGAGCGCAGGCGGAGCCCATTGTCCACTTTTACAGTGAGCGGGGGAAATTAGTTTCTCTTAATGGTGCTCCGCCGATATCGGATGTAGTGTTGGAGTTTCAAGAGCGTTTTGCACAATCACGGTGA
- a CDS encoding DUF2147 domain-containing protein, translating to MVPAFLQVVFPLVGCAHYILWGRAMRKVIVYGVVLCLCVPCFTASSDKAAQVPSVQKEMADPVEGIWKSVDDNTGKPTGVWRLYVQDGKLFGKILVCMGRAPNAAVVSCTRTYPDFSKKGNVANMPLVGTPFIYNLERTSPGSWGGGYVIDPASGKYYYCKINFIPADGRSYKVDTLQMRGEISWGIGRSQYWLRSSQTEVDELIKTNVVAHTFVPASE from the coding sequence ATGGTACCTGCTTTTTTGCAGGTCGTATTTCCCCTTGTTGGTTGTGCGCATTATATTTTGTGGGGGCGGGCTATGAGAAAGGTTATCGTATATGGTGTCGTACTGTGTCTGTGTGTGCCGTGTTTCACAGCAAGCTCGGACAAGGCAGCGCAGGTGCCGTCTGTGCAGAAGGAAATGGCCGATCCGGTGGAAGGTATCTGGAAGAGCGTTGATGACAATACAGGGAAACCCACTGGGGTGTGGCGGTTGTATGTTCAGGATGGTAAGCTCTTTGGCAAGATCCTCGTGTGCATGGGGAGGGCTCCGAATGCGGCGGTGGTTTCGTGTACAAGAACGTATCCTGATTTCTCCAAGAAGGGAAACGTCGCCAATATGCCCTTGGTTGGTACGCCCTTCATCTATAACCTCGAGCGTACTTCTCCAGGCTCCTGGGGTGGTGGATACGTAATAGATCCTGCAAGCGGTAAGTACTATTACTGCAAAATTAATTTCATCCCTGCGGATGGGAGGAGCTACAAGGTTGATACGCTGCAGATGCGCGGGGAAATCAGCTGGGGGATTGGCAGAAGCCAGTACTGGCTCAGGTCTTCCCAGACGGAAGTCGATGAGCTCATAAAAACCAACGTGGTGGCGCACACGTTCGTGCCTGCTTCCGAGTAA
- the hprK gene encoding HPr(Ser) kinase/phosphatase, whose protein sequence is MGAPLFTVLDVLKLDLKERDSLDLRCIAGHHGLANPITISDLNRPGLVLSGFFDLFAYRRIQLFGRGEHAYLLALLEQGRYGAIEKMFTFDLPCCIFSHGITPPEKFLHLAEPSSCPILVTRLTSSELSLRLMRVLSNIFAPTIALHGVLVEVYGVGILISGDSGVGKSETALELIERGHRLVADDLVEISCVNGNSLIGRGVHKSIGHHMEIRGLGIINITQLYGVGSIRERKEIQMVVQLEEWNSSKAYDRLGTQELNTTILDVSVPLIEIPVRPGRNIPIILETAAMNERLKRMGYFSAKEFNQSVLKLMEQNAAHAPYYRPDDTY, encoded by the coding sequence GTGGGTGCTCCTCTTTTTACCGTTCTCGATGTGCTCAAGCTCGATCTGAAAGAGCGCGATTCGCTTGATCTGCGTTGTATCGCAGGTCACCATGGACTGGCAAATCCCATCACTATCTCGGATCTGAACCGACCAGGTCTTGTCCTGTCAGGCTTTTTTGACTTGTTCGCCTACCGGCGGATCCAGCTTTTTGGCCGCGGAGAACATGCGTATCTGCTCGCCCTTTTAGAGCAGGGACGATACGGTGCTATCGAAAAGATGTTCACCTTTGACTTGCCTTGTTGTATCTTTTCCCATGGAATTACCCCGCCGGAGAAGTTTTTGCATCTTGCTGAGCCTTCTTCTTGCCCTATCTTGGTCACTCGTCTTACGTCGAGCGAGCTTTCTTTACGTCTCATGCGTGTTCTCTCCAATATCTTCGCACCGACGATAGCGCTTCATGGAGTATTGGTGGAGGTGTATGGCGTCGGGATTCTTATTTCAGGAGATTCAGGAGTAGGAAAAAGTGAGACTGCTCTGGAGTTAATTGAGCGCGGTCATCGACTTGTTGCAGATGACTTAGTAGAAATTTCTTGCGTCAATGGAAATAGCCTCATTGGGCGGGGGGTGCACAAAAGTATCGGTCACCATATGGAAATTCGCGGTTTAGGAATCATCAATATTACACAGCTGTACGGGGTCGGTTCTATCAGGGAGCGGAAAGAAATACAAATGGTGGTTCAACTTGAAGAGTGGAATTCTTCAAAGGCCTATGATCGTCTCGGTACGCAGGAGCTGAACACTACTATTTTGGACGTCAGTGTTCCCCTTATAGAAATACCGGTAAGGCCCGGAAGGAACATCCCCATCATCCTGGAGACAGCTGCTATGAACGAGCGTTTAAAGCGTATGGGCTATTTTTCTGCAAAGGAATTCAATCAGAGCGTACTCAAATTGATGGAGCAGAATGCAGCACATGCACCGTATTATCGGCCAGATGATACGTACTAG
- a CDS encoding HPr family phosphocarrier protein, with product MVVKTVRVLNRAGVHARPAALIVQAASRFDSKIMLVRDTIRVNAKSIMGVMAMAAGCGSELELVVEGPDEVAALSAIERLFQNKFEEE from the coding sequence ATGGTCGTAAAAACGGTGCGCGTGCTTAATCGTGCGGGCGTACATGCGCGTCCTGCGGCGCTTATTGTGCAAGCGGCAAGTCGCTTTGATTCGAAGATAATGCTTGTGCGGGATACGATCAGAGTGAATGCAAAGTCTATTATGGGTGTTATGGCTATGGCTGCAGGGTGTGGAAGTGAGCTCGAGTTGGTTGTAGAAGGTCCAGACGAAGTTGCTGCATTGTCCGCCATTGAGCGGCTATTTCAGAATAAATTCGAGGAAGAGTAA
- the holA gene encoding DNA polymerase III subunit delta — MSVWLFTGPEIGERDSAVQEVCARAQAQGTVDVHRLYAHETPVADLVDLLRTRALFADAVCVVLYNAEVIKKCDEVHVLTEWIKDGGSRADVFLVLISDSVSIHKRIEQNISPVHKRVFWELFENKKHAWVQRFFFQHEMRIEQEAIESLLELVENNTRALKTVCTQLSLFFEKGRRITAHDISSLLVHTKEETSFTLFDALSKRDLEHSLMILNTLLCSKDVAPVQILAGLAYAFRRLAHWHHIPEDKTHPATLKRYGFTSRRMIAQYQRAASLWTLSDTHAILDRLFQTDAMIRSGGTPLQGPLMQLCLYAIVVHAGRAPHRYCTTLQEQCGLQNEIY, encoded by the coding sequence ATGTCCGTCTGGCTTTTTACCGGACCTGAAATAGGGGAGCGAGATAGTGCAGTTCAGGAGGTGTGCGCGCGTGCACAAGCGCAAGGGACGGTGGACGTACATCGGCTCTATGCACACGAAACGCCTGTGGCAGATCTTGTAGATCTCCTGAGAACTCGTGCGCTGTTTGCAGATGCAGTCTGCGTGGTACTGTACAACGCAGAGGTTATTAAGAAGTGTGACGAAGTGCACGTGCTTACAGAATGGATAAAGGATGGCGGCTCGCGCGCTGACGTGTTTTTGGTACTGATTTCCGATAGTGTCAGTATACATAAGCGTATAGAACAGAATATTTCTCCCGTGCATAAGCGTGTTTTTTGGGAGTTGTTTGAAAATAAAAAACACGCGTGGGTGCAGCGATTTTTTTTTCAGCATGAAATGCGCATTGAACAGGAGGCTATCGAATCTCTTCTTGAGTTGGTGGAGAACAACACTCGTGCGCTCAAAACTGTTTGTACGCAGCTTTCTCTTTTTTTTGAAAAAGGACGCCGCATCACTGCGCACGACATTAGTTCGTTGCTGGTGCACACAAAAGAAGAGACATCGTTTACCTTATTCGATGCGCTGTCCAAACGAGATCTTGAGCATTCACTTATGATTCTCAACACGCTGCTTTGTTCGAAAGACGTTGCCCCTGTACAAATCCTTGCAGGACTCGCTTACGCGTTCCGTCGCCTTGCGCATTGGCACCATATACCGGAGGACAAAACGCACCCTGCAACGCTAAAGCGCTATGGGTTCACTTCTCGGCGTATGATTGCGCAATACCAGCGCGCTGCGTCTCTTTGGACCCTGAGCGATACGCATGCTATTTTGGATAGATTGTTCCAGACAGACGCAATGATCCGCTCAGGTGGGACGCCTCTCCAAGGGCCGCTGATGCAGCTGTGCCTTTACGCGATTGTAGTGCACGCGGGTAGGGCACCACACAGGTACTGCACAACGCTGCAGGAGCAGTGCGGACTACAGAACGAAATTTACTAA
- the pcnB gene encoding polynucleotide adenylyltransferase PcnB — MLVRYSYDAKGRRLGRALVYTESEHGIPRQSVDAGAIRVVEALVGAGYETYIVGGAVRDLVAGRTPKDFDIVTGAVPSRIRRLFRNSRIIGRRFRIVHVSCGSQLYEVSTFRSRVGEGSVCVPGTLEEDAWRRDFSVNALYYDPLRNVVIDCVGGMVDLKRRRVRPLIPLRSIFVEDPVRMLRALKCSVMCESSIPFSVRRSIRRSVSLLGGCSPSRLTDEFVKILFSGRSAALVRALCGYQLLLYLQPSVHYFMRDVPCFESAFFASLRVLDQAFVSGRVKRVGQALTYVLRDFVGLVFGHADAPDEVYIRVYRACRSFVLPMNPPRVELEYAVRSCLGGRGFAARAACTPSGRLCARENGVRCVFSSP; from the coding sequence ATGTTGGTTCGCTACAGTTACGATGCAAAGGGAAGGCGGTTGGGGCGTGCGCTGGTGTACACTGAGTCGGAGCACGGTATACCTCGGCAGAGCGTTGACGCTGGGGCGATAAGGGTTGTAGAAGCGCTGGTGGGTGCGGGGTATGAAACCTATATCGTCGGTGGGGCGGTAAGGGACCTGGTTGCGGGAAGGACACCAAAAGATTTTGACATTGTTACAGGCGCAGTTCCCTCTAGGATTCGTAGGTTGTTCAGGAACTCGCGCATTATCGGCAGGCGCTTCCGCATTGTTCATGTGTCGTGTGGCTCGCAGCTGTACGAGGTTTCCACCTTTCGCTCTCGTGTGGGGGAAGGTTCGGTGTGTGTTCCTGGCACGTTGGAGGAAGATGCATGGCGGAGGGACTTTAGTGTCAATGCCTTGTACTATGATCCTCTGAGAAATGTGGTGATCGATTGTGTCGGTGGAATGGTTGATCTGAAGAGGCGTCGCGTGCGGCCGCTCATACCTCTGCGGTCCATCTTTGTAGAGGACCCAGTGCGCATGCTCCGGGCATTGAAGTGCTCGGTGATGTGCGAGTCTTCCATCCCTTTTTCTGTCCGCCGCAGTATTCGCCGCAGTGTTTCCCTTCTTGGGGGGTGCTCTCCCTCCCGGTTGACCGACGAATTTGTAAAAATCCTCTTTTCCGGTCGGAGCGCCGCGCTTGTGCGCGCCCTATGTGGGTACCAGCTCCTTCTGTACTTGCAGCCGTCTGTGCACTACTTTATGCGGGATGTGCCGTGCTTTGAGAGCGCTTTTTTTGCAAGCTTGAGGGTGCTAGATCAGGCTTTTGTGTCTGGGAGGGTGAAGCGTGTGGGGCAAGCGCTTACGTACGTGCTGCGCGATTTTGTCGGCCTGGTGTTTGGTCATGCAGACGCACCGGATGAGGTGTACATAAGGGTGTATCGAGCATGTCGCAGTTTTGTGTTGCCAATGAATCCTCCCCGTGTAGAATTGGAGTACGCGGTGCGCTCTTGTTTGGGCGGTCGGGGTTTCGCGGCGCGCGCGGCGTGTACGCCTTCGGGTCGGTTGTGTGCGCGAGAGAACGGGGTGAGGTGTGTTTTTTCTTCCCCGTAG